From one Prochlorococcus marinus str. MIT 0912 genomic stretch:
- a CDS encoding lytic transglycosylase, translated as MNKNINTTLGLFYINSIIFLLSIFILDVNAETKIIAKRGDTLFKISKQYGVPLKELMYKNNFNDATKIIEGEMIIIPLKLNAKDNKNEYLNYKVVEGDTLYKIARNYNINLNDILSLNNLSNDSYIKLDQIILLPKGATYKIENRRENIKLASKKVFYHKTSRIENLSAIAEIHKISKEKINTLNKLNDPIKINPNIKLKIRRSKESKWLKYGSITINWTDWTYFDGNYVAQAKTKKNTYFYLAVNCTKRALNNTLDNSYWTNWYFPKTDFEFKLINDFCDQDFNF; from the coding sequence ATGAACAAAAATATAAACACAACTCTTGGTTTGTTTTATATTAATAGTATTATCTTTCTTTTATCAATATTTATTTTAGATGTTAATGCAGAAACAAAGATTATCGCAAAACGTGGCGATACCCTTTTCAAAATATCCAAACAATATGGAGTTCCTCTAAAAGAACTAATGTATAAGAATAATTTCAACGATGCGACAAAAATAATAGAAGGAGAAATGATAATAATACCTCTTAAATTAAATGCTAAAGACAATAAAAATGAATATCTAAATTATAAAGTTGTTGAAGGAGATACTCTTTATAAAATTGCAAGAAATTACAATATTAATCTAAATGATATTCTTTCCTTAAATAATTTAAGTAATGATTCATATATTAAGCTTGATCAGATTATCTTATTACCAAAAGGAGCTACCTATAAGATAGAAAATAGAAGAGAAAATATTAAATTAGCTAGTAAGAAAGTTTTTTATCATAAAACTTCTAGAATAGAAAATCTTTCAGCCATAGCAGAGATTCACAAAATTTCAAAAGAAAAAATTAATACCTTGAACAAATTAAATGACCCTATAAAGATTAATCCGAACATAAAATTAAAAATAAGAAGAAGTAAAGAATCAAAATGGTTAAAATATGGATCAATAACAATCAACTGGACAGACTGGACATACTTTGATGGCAATTATGTCGCTCAAGCAAAAACAAAGAAAAATACATATTTCTATCTAGCTGTTAACTGCACAAAGAGAGCATTAAATAACACATTAGATAATTCGTACTGGACAAACTGGTATTTTCCTAAAACTGATTTTGAGTTTAAATTAATTAATGATTTTTGTGATCAGGATTTTAATTTTTAA
- a CDS encoding aldehyde dehydrogenase family protein has translation MSLEDFSLSQLQDLVLSGKTRNEKWRREQLHSLSNLLENHQNEILNALNKDLGKPATEAFFEIIAVRQEIKLAQKNLSNWMKTRQINVPVSLKPAQALIQPDPLGCILIIGPWNYPFSLTLQPLVGALAAGNTAVLKPSEHAPNVSNLIKKLIEKHFPLEIAQVFEGDGNIAADLMTRQFDHVFFTGGENIGKKVMEAASKNLTPVTLELGGKSPAVVIDGANLEVTAKRVIWGKSLNAGQTCIAPDHLLVEHKLFDSLISNLKNSINDFYGNTPLHSKHLGSIINQKQFNRLNNLLKHAKNNNQIIYGGDSNEKEKRISPTLIKIENRNDPLMKEELFGPLLPILSIKNLDQAISDFKLLPKPLALYLFGGGENEQRKVLSMTSSGGVCFNDVVLQAGIPELPFGGVGTSGMGKYHGKAGFDNFTHYKSILKRPFWLDLNFRYPPYKLDLSLLNKLIG, from the coding sequence ATGTCATTAGAAGATTTCTCACTTAGTCAATTACAAGATCTAGTTTTATCTGGCAAGACAAGAAATGAAAAATGGAGAAGGGAACAGCTTCATTCTCTATCAAATTTATTAGAAAATCATCAGAATGAAATCTTAAATGCTTTAAATAAGGATTTAGGAAAGCCCGCGACAGAAGCTTTCTTCGAGATTATCGCTGTCAGACAGGAAATAAAACTTGCACAGAAAAACTTATCCAATTGGATGAAGACACGACAAATCAATGTTCCAGTTTCGCTTAAACCAGCTCAAGCATTGATCCAGCCAGATCCGTTGGGCTGCATACTGATAATTGGTCCATGGAATTATCCTTTTTCTCTAACTCTTCAACCATTAGTAGGAGCATTAGCCGCTGGGAACACTGCTGTTTTAAAGCCCTCCGAGCATGCTCCTAACGTCTCAAATCTGATAAAAAAACTCATAGAAAAACATTTCCCTCTAGAGATCGCGCAAGTTTTTGAGGGAGATGGAAACATTGCTGCTGATTTAATGACTCGACAATTTGATCACGTCTTTTTTACAGGTGGCGAAAACATAGGGAAAAAAGTAATGGAAGCCGCTTCAAAAAATCTCACTCCAGTAACTTTAGAACTTGGGGGGAAAAGCCCAGCTGTTGTTATCGATGGAGCAAATCTAGAAGTAACTGCTAAGAGAGTCATATGGGGGAAAAGTCTAAACGCTGGTCAAACATGTATTGCTCCTGATCATTTACTAGTTGAGCATAAACTTTTTGATTCATTAATTTCTAATTTAAAAAATTCGATTAATGATTTCTACGGCAATACTCCTCTGCATTCAAAGCATCTGGGAAGCATTATCAATCAAAAACAATTTAACAGACTTAATAATTTACTAAAACATGCAAAAAATAATAACCAGATAATCTATGGAGGAGATAGCAATGAAAAAGAAAAAAGAATTAGCCCTACTCTGATCAAAATCGAAAATCGAAATGATCCACTAATGAAAGAAGAACTTTTTGGTCCATTGCTACCTATTTTGAGTATTAAAAATCTCGACCAAGCCATTTCAGATTTCAAGTTATTACCCAAACCCCTTGCTCTTTATCTTTTTGGAGGCGGTGAAAATGAACAAAGGAAAGTACTATCAATGACCTCTTCGGGAGGTGTTTGTTTTAATGATGTTGTTCTACAAGCAGGAATACCAGAACTTCCATTTGGAGGTGTCGGAACAAGTGGTATGGGAAAATACCATGGCAAGGCTGGGTTTGATAACTTTACTCATTATAAATCAATCTTAAAAAGACCCTTTTGGCTAGATCTAAATTTCAGATACCCGCCTTATAAATTGGATTTATCTTTACTTAATAAATTAATAGGTTAA
- a CDS encoding TVP38/TMEM64 family protein: MTTNIIFLDTDIISDFFYKIVSGLNSNNFFSLILVFLLFILRSTSIIIPVLPGTIFSAAAGFQFGFTQGLIIIFFADFFSCSISFMLARKLGRSYISRLLGSRQMRKVESISQDYLENNYFLMTALLMSGFFDFVCYAIGLTKITWKRFMPALIFSIIISDSPFVASGFAARRIKDIGLKNFLQKILNGELDMISGNYLFLFITSFLIIFTLAIINIYLNKKSNIIK; this comes from the coding sequence TTGACTACTAATATTATTTTTCTAGATACTGATATCATTAGTGATTTCTTTTATAAAATTGTAAGCGGTTTAAATTCAAATAATTTTTTTAGTTTAATATTAGTATTCTTATTATTTATATTAAGATCCACTAGTATAATAATACCAGTTTTACCTGGGACAATATTTTCCGCTGCTGCTGGTTTTCAGTTTGGCTTTACGCAGGGACTAATTATTATATTTTTTGCAGATTTTTTCTCTTGTTCAATATCATTTATGCTGGCCAGAAAATTAGGAAGAAGTTATATTAGTAGATTACTCGGTTCAAGGCAAATGAGAAAAGTTGAAAGCATTAGTCAAGATTATCTAGAAAATAATTATTTCCTTATGACAGCTCTTCTGATGTCAGGGTTCTTTGATTTTGTTTGCTATGCAATAGGACTAACAAAGATAACTTGGAAAAGGTTTATGCCTGCTTTGATTTTTAGCATAATAATCTCAGATTCCCCTTTTGTTGCTAGTGGTTTTGCTGCAAGAAGAATTAAGGATATTGGATTGAAAAACTTCTTACAAAAAATATTAAATGGAGAATTAGATATGATTTCTGGAAATTATCTTTTTCTATTCATAACATCTTTTCTAATAATTTTCACTTTAGCAATTATAAATATATATTTAAATAAAAAATCTAATATTATTAAGTAA
- a CDS encoding DUF4278 domain-containing protein — protein sequence MSLTYRGLKYNQQKAVVEKQHVQLTYRGKSYQS from the coding sequence ATGTCTTTAACCTACAGAGGTCTAAAGTACAACCAGCAAAAAGCAGTTGTAGAAAAGCAGCATGTACAACTTACATACAGAGGTAAGTCTTACCAAAGCTAG
- a CDS encoding DUF1651 domain-containing protein: MSQPIREALPTPSGWLVAPARDFCLFFIRDPKSVMIAPTVFTQLWYCTEEGIPTKLKNTRRLDYESAHETWNELLSNDWELVDYQINDAAA; this comes from the coding sequence ATGAGCCAACCAATAAGAGAAGCATTGCCAACTCCATCAGGGTGGTTAGTTGCTCCTGCCAGAGATTTTTGCTTGTTTTTTATTCGAGATCCGAAATCGGTCATGATTGCACCGACTGTCTTCACCCAGCTTTGGTATTGCACTGAAGAAGGGATTCCAACCAAATTGAAGAACACAAGACGATTGGACTATGAATCTGCCCATGAAACTTGGAATGAGCTCCTATCTAATGATTGGGAGTTGGTTGACTATCAGATTAATGATGCCGCTGCATAG
- a CDS encoding tetratricopeptide repeat-containing sulfotransferase family protein, with protein MKGFGEQQKSKKKSNKKTKHSKEKIINQAIQFHLKGNIQEATKYYQQIINQGCNDHRVFSNYGVILKDLGKYQDAESSTRKAIELNPNFANAHSNLGIILSDVGKLEEAELSYRKAILIKPDYAEAHSNLGNLLRDLGKFKDAENSYRKAVELKPNFTEAHYNLGNIFRVLGKLEQAEISMLKAIELNPNFSAAHNNLGNILKDLGKFQQAEISILKAIELNPNLVKAYFALSTLNPSNNKNKWQDKLFSESILNHSREKDQVDIFFARANILEEKYEFSQASKYLKKANNLNRNIYGSDYLDITRNINIFDQELQENKILLNYTRNFPIPIFIFGMPRSGKTITESILACNNKLTKLGENPSLEKAIKIYLEAKENSLNPSLLKLYYDYIQADYIGKQFISATIPINVFNYGLIISEIETAKVIYCYRNPLDNIKEIYKKNMGNKHTYSCSIDESAKLWIEVYALMEKYKKKYSSKVYFLNYDNLVTNTEEEIKHLLNWLGWENDIKYIKPNLDPTTIKITNKFNSKIINKNEISSWKSYQDLLKPAIKIFNSNTMFKMKFNQYLSEFNQ; from the coding sequence ATGAAAGGCTTTGGAGAGCAGCAAAAATCTAAAAAGAAAAGCAATAAAAAAACCAAACATTCTAAAGAAAAAATAATCAATCAAGCAATTCAGTTTCATCTAAAAGGAAATATTCAAGAAGCTACAAAATATTATCAACAGATAATAAATCAAGGATGTAATGATCACAGAGTTTTTTCTAATTATGGAGTCATTTTAAAAGATCTTGGAAAATATCAAGATGCAGAGTCATCTACTCGTAAAGCAATTGAACTCAATCCCAATTTCGCTAATGCTCATTCCAATCTGGGAATAATATTAAGTGATGTGGGCAAGTTAGAAGAAGCAGAATTATCATATCGCAAAGCAATTTTAATCAAACCTGATTACGCAGAAGCTCATTCGAATCTAGGCAATTTATTAAGAGACCTCGGAAAATTTAAAGATGCTGAAAACTCTTATCGCAAAGCAGTTGAACTCAAGCCTAATTTCACAGAGGCTCATTATAATCTAGGAAATATATTTAGAGTTCTAGGAAAATTAGAACAGGCAGAAATATCAATGCTAAAAGCCATTGAACTTAATCCTAACTTCTCTGCTGCTCACAATAATCTTGGAAACATATTAAAAGATCTTGGCAAGTTTCAACAAGCAGAAATATCAATACTAAAAGCCATTGAACTTAATCCTAATCTAGTTAAAGCATACTTTGCTCTATCAACTCTTAATCCCTCAAATAATAAAAATAAATGGCAAGATAAACTTTTCTCTGAAAGCATATTAAATCATTCAAGAGAAAAAGATCAGGTTGATATTTTTTTCGCTAGGGCCAATATACTAGAAGAAAAATATGAGTTCTCACAAGCTTCCAAATATCTAAAAAAAGCCAATAACTTGAACCGAAATATATATGGTTCAGATTATTTAGATATTACACGTAATATAAATATTTTCGATCAAGAGTTGCAAGAAAATAAAATTTTATTAAATTATACTAGGAATTTTCCAATTCCAATTTTCATATTCGGAATGCCAAGATCAGGTAAAACAATTACTGAATCTATACTTGCTTGTAATAATAAACTAACAAAATTGGGAGAGAACCCATCACTAGAGAAAGCAATCAAAATATATCTAGAGGCAAAAGAAAATTCACTTAATCCAAGTTTATTAAAACTCTATTATGATTATATACAAGCTGATTATATTGGCAAACAATTTATTTCTGCAACAATTCCAATAAATGTATTCAATTACGGTTTAATTATCAGCGAAATAGAAACAGCAAAGGTTATTTATTGCTATAGAAATCCTTTAGACAACATCAAAGAAATCTATAAAAAGAATATGGGAAATAAGCACACTTACTCCTGCTCTATAGATGAATCAGCAAAGCTTTGGATAGAAGTTTATGCTTTAATGGAAAAATACAAAAAAAAGTATAGTTCTAAAGTATATTTTCTGAATTATGATAATCTAGTCACAAATACTGAAGAAGAAATAAAACATCTTCTTAATTGGCTTGGATGGGAGAATGACATTAAATATATAAAGCCTAATCTAGATCCAACAACAATAAAAATAACAAATAAATTTAATTCAAAAATAATAAACAAAAATGAAATATCTAGCTGGAAAAGTTATCAAGATCTTTTGAAACCAGCAATTAAAATATTTAATAGTAACACAATGTTTAAAATGAAGTTCAATCAATATTTATCAGAGTTCAATCAATAA
- the aroQ gene encoding type II 3-dehydroquinate dehydratase, giving the protein MDLLLINGPNLNLVGKREPSIYGSQTLEDIQDELLTFASELDVRLKFFQSNSEGEMIDCIQNSVSSIDGILINAGAYTHTSIALRDALLGVAIPFVEIHLSNIYSREEFRHKSFLSDKALGLVCGFGSNSYQLALQGMVSYLKRV; this is encoded by the coding sequence ATGGATCTTTTACTTATTAATGGTCCGAATTTGAATCTTGTCGGAAAAAGGGAACCTTCTATTTATGGCTCGCAAACTTTAGAAGACATTCAAGACGAGTTATTGACTTTTGCAAGTGAACTTGATGTAAGGCTTAAATTCTTTCAAAGTAATTCAGAAGGCGAGATGATTGATTGCATTCAAAATAGTGTTAGTTCCATTGACGGAATATTAATTAATGCAGGCGCTTATACGCATACCTCTATAGCTCTTAGAGATGCCTTATTAGGAGTTGCTATTCCTTTTGTTGAAATACATTTAAGTAATATTTATTCGAGAGAAGAATTTCGCCATAAATCATTCCTTTCAGATAAAGCATTGGGTTTGGTTTGTGGATTTGGATCAAATAGTTATCAACTTGCTTTGCAAGGTATGGTTTCTTATTTAAAGCGAGTGTGA
- a CDS encoding tRNA-(ms[2]io[6]A)-hydroxylase, with translation MDNSKSKFVGQSKIRWLINETTEDWVDLAISNPMEILLDHAHCERKAAGVALQLMFRYVSEPGLSEVLSPLAREELEHFERVLFILNARGIKLQKLASPPYGAILAKNICKDEPLRMLDSFLVAGLIEARSHERMKLLSIHSPDIELRNLYADLLKSEARHFGIYWKLADERFDRNILTTRLEELAKVESDALLEMHHQPRMHS, from the coding sequence ATGGATAATTCAAAATCTAAATTTGTTGGGCAATCAAAGATTCGCTGGCTAATAAATGAGACTACTGAGGATTGGGTAGATCTTGCAATTTCTAATCCAATGGAAATACTTTTGGATCATGCACATTGTGAAAGAAAGGCTGCTGGAGTAGCGTTACAACTCATGTTTCGTTATGTAAGTGAACCAGGTCTGTCAGAGGTCCTAAGTCCATTAGCACGAGAGGAACTTGAACATTTTGAGAGGGTTTTATTTATTTTAAATGCTCGTGGAATAAAACTTCAAAAATTAGCCTCTCCTCCCTATGGAGCTATTCTTGCCAAAAATATTTGCAAAGATGAACCATTACGAATGTTGGATAGCTTTCTCGTTGCTGGACTTATTGAGGCAAGGAGTCATGAAAGAATGAAATTATTGTCTATACATTCTCCTGATATTGAACTTCGTAATTTATACGCTGACCTACTAAAAAGCGAGGCTAGGCATTTTGGAATTTATTGGAAGTTGGCAGATGAACGTTTTGATCGAAATATTCTTACTACTAGGTTAGAAGAATTAGCTAAGGTTGAATCTGATGCTTTACTTGAAATGCATCATCAGCCAAGGATGCATAGTTAA
- the cobI gene encoding precorrin-2 C(20)-methyltransferase, which produces MKVLTITAVGPGDPSLLTLAAVEAIQESTVVSYPVSTLGGESLAEKIASKWITKDKKKLPLHFPMVNDQNTLKSAWRFAGNELMKMVGNGERVVFLAQGDISLFSTGSYLSKELEKYHPECAVKLIPGVTSFSAAAANSKFSLAFQDEQLLVLPVPDSYEELKVVLSDAASKKRVVVLLKLGKKWEWVQPLLKELNLINKSIFAERIGFSDQQILRASDLPAGTRPYFSLLLIRQSWPLRMP; this is translated from the coding sequence ATGAAAGTTTTGACTATTACTGCCGTAGGACCGGGCGATCCATCTTTATTGACTCTGGCAGCAGTTGAGGCCATTCAAGAATCAACAGTTGTTTCTTATCCTGTATCTACCTTGGGCGGAGAAAGCCTTGCTGAAAAAATTGCTTCAAAATGGATAACCAAAGATAAAAAAAAATTGCCTTTACATTTTCCCATGGTTAACGATCAGAACACTTTAAAAAGTGCATGGCGATTTGCTGGGAATGAATTAATGAAGATGGTTGGGAATGGTGAAAGAGTTGTTTTCCTTGCGCAAGGAGATATCTCTCTTTTTTCGACAGGCTCGTATCTTTCAAAGGAGTTAGAAAAATATCATCCAGAATGTGCTGTTAAATTAATTCCAGGAGTTACATCTTTTTCTGCAGCTGCCGCGAATAGTAAGTTTTCACTTGCTTTTCAAGATGAACAATTACTTGTATTACCCGTTCCAGACTCATATGAGGAGCTGAAGGTTGTTTTGTCTGATGCAGCGTCTAAAAAAAGGGTAGTTGTCTTGCTTAAACTTGGTAAAAAATGGGAATGGGTCCAACCTTTGCTTAAAGAACTTAATCTAATAAACAAATCTATATTCGCAGAAAGAATAGGATTTTCAGATCAACAAATTCTCAGGGCATCTGATCTACCGGCAGGGACTAGGCCCTATTTCTCTTTATTGTTGATTAGACAAAGTTGGCCGTTGAGAATGCCTTAA
- the dusB gene encoding tRNA dihydrouridine synthase DusB, with protein MKELSPIFLSGNGTSRSLECPVIQSPLAGVSDQIFRKFVRRWSPKALLFTEMVNAKSLKLGHGEEKVIELSEESGPIGVQLFDHRPDSMIDAAIKAESSGAFLIDINMGCPVKKIAKKGGGSALLKEPELAQLIVKKVSKAISIPLTVKIRLGWCETTSDPVSFALGLQEAGAQLITVHGRTRKQGFSGCANWEAISKIKKSVDIPVIANGDIKNSRDAIECLEITNADGIMIGRASMGAPWLVGQIDEEIKNQKTFKPPDAKMKVSLSLEHLKLLVTKKGDHGLLIARKHMNWTCRGFQGASTLRHKLVRASTPKDAIKLLEDELIKYN; from the coding sequence ATGAAAGAGTTATCTCCAATTTTTTTATCAGGCAATGGGACTTCCAGATCTTTGGAGTGTCCGGTTATTCAGTCCCCACTTGCAGGTGTAAGCGATCAAATATTCAGGAAATTTGTTCGTAGATGGTCCCCAAAAGCTTTACTTTTTACCGAAATGGTAAATGCTAAAAGTCTGAAATTAGGTCATGGGGAGGAGAAAGTAATTGAACTTTCAGAAGAAAGTGGACCAATTGGCGTTCAACTTTTTGACCATAGACCAGATTCAATGATAGATGCTGCAATTAAAGCCGAGTCATCTGGTGCATTTCTTATAGATATAAATATGGGTTGCCCAGTAAAAAAAATTGCCAAGAAAGGAGGAGGAAGTGCTCTATTAAAAGAGCCAGAGCTTGCTCAGTTAATCGTCAAAAAGGTTTCAAAAGCTATATCAATTCCCTTAACAGTAAAAATAAGGTTGGGTTGGTGTGAAACCACAAGTGATCCAGTATCTTTTGCTTTAGGGCTACAGGAGGCTGGGGCACAACTAATAACTGTACATGGAAGGACGAGAAAGCAAGGGTTTTCTGGATGTGCCAACTGGGAAGCTATTTCAAAAATCAAAAAGTCAGTAGATATTCCTGTCATTGCTAATGGTGATATTAAAAACTCTCGAGATGCTATTGAATGCCTAGAGATTACTAATGCCGATGGAATAATGATAGGAAGAGCAAGTATGGGCGCTCCATGGCTTGTTGGGCAAATTGATGAAGAAATTAAAAATCAAAAAACTTTCAAACCACCTGACGCAAAGATGAAAGTCAGTTTATCTTTAGAGCACCTAAAATTGTTAGTTACGAAGAAAGGTGATCATGGCCTTTTGATTGCTAGGAAACATATGAATTGGACTTGTAGGGGGTTTCAAGGAGCATCTACTCTCCGCCATAAATTAGTTAGAGCAAGTACTCCAAAAGACGCAATAAAACTACTCGAAGATGAACTGATTAAATACAACTAA
- the der gene encoding ribosome biogenesis GTPase Der produces the protein MALPIVAIIGRPNVGKSTLVNRLCQSREAIVHDEPGVTRDRTYQDGFWRDRDFKVVDTGGLVFDDDSEFLPEIREQANLALEEAVVALVIVDGQEGVTTADESIAEFLRSHSCQTIVVVNKCESPEQGLAMAAEFWKLGLGEPYPISAIHGVGTGDLLDHVVNLFPSKDLDEVSDSPVQLAIIGRPNVGKSSLLNSICGETRAIVSSIRGTTRDTIDTRITHQGKQWKLVDTAGIRRRRSVNYGPEFFGINRSFKAIERSDVCVLVIDALDGVTEQDQRLAGRIEQEGRACLIAINKWDAIEKDSHTMSAMEKDIRAKLYFLDWAEMIFTSALTGQRVEGIFALATLAVDQNRRRVSTSVVNEVLTEALKWRSPPTTRGGKQGRLYYGTQVAINPPSFTLFVNDPKLFGETYRRYIERQIREGLGFEGTPVKLFWRGKQQRDVEKDMARQQKGGQN, from the coding sequence TTGGCGCTACCAATAGTCGCAATAATTGGACGCCCAAATGTTGGGAAATCTACATTGGTGAATCGCTTATGTCAGAGCAGAGAAGCCATTGTTCATGATGAGCCAGGGGTAACTAGAGATCGAACTTATCAAGATGGATTTTGGAGGGATAGAGACTTTAAAGTTGTGGATACTGGAGGCCTGGTTTTTGATGACGATAGTGAGTTTCTCCCTGAAATTAGAGAGCAAGCTAATCTTGCGCTTGAAGAAGCCGTAGTTGCATTGGTAATTGTTGATGGCCAAGAGGGAGTTACTACAGCTGATGAATCGATTGCGGAGTTTTTAAGGTCTCATTCTTGCCAAACAATAGTTGTGGTAAATAAATGTGAATCACCCGAACAAGGTTTAGCAATGGCTGCTGAGTTTTGGAAGCTTGGTCTTGGTGAGCCCTATCCAATTTCTGCCATTCATGGTGTAGGGACAGGTGATCTGCTTGATCATGTGGTCAATTTGTTTCCCTCAAAAGATTTAGATGAAGTCAGTGATTCTCCTGTTCAATTAGCTATTATTGGTAGGCCAAATGTTGGCAAGTCAAGTCTTCTTAATTCTATTTGTGGAGAGACAAGAGCAATTGTTAGTTCGATTAGGGGTACGACTCGAGATACGATTGATACTCGAATTACTCATCAGGGAAAACAATGGAAATTAGTTGATACGGCGGGAATACGTAGACGTAGAAGTGTTAATTATGGCCCTGAATTTTTTGGTATTAATCGCAGTTTTAAGGCAATAGAAAGAAGTGATGTTTGTGTATTGGTTATAGATGCTTTGGATGGCGTCACAGAACAAGATCAGAGACTTGCAGGTAGAATTGAGCAGGAAGGAAGAGCTTGTTTGATTGCCATTAATAAATGGGATGCTATCGAGAAAGATAGTCATACCATGTCTGCAATGGAAAAAGACATTCGTGCGAAACTGTATTTTCTTGACTGGGCCGAGATGATCTTTACATCTGCACTTACGGGGCAAAGAGTAGAAGGCATTTTTGCATTAGCTACGTTGGCTGTTGATCAGAATAGAAGAAGGGTCAGCACCTCAGTAGTTAACGAGGTGCTGACAGAGGCATTGAAATGGAGAAGTCCTCCTACCACGAGAGGTGGAAAACAAGGTCGTCTTTATTACGGTACTCAAGTAGCTATTAATCCTCCAAGCTTTACTTTATTTGTGAATGATCCTAAATTGTTTGGCGAAACATATCGAAGATATATTGAGAGACAAATTAGAGAGGGACTAGGGTTTGAAGGGACTCCTGTAAAATTATTTTGGAGAGGGAAGCAGCAACGCGATGTCGAAAAAGATATGGCACGCCAACAGAAAGGGGGTCAGAATTAG
- a CDS encoding energy-coupling factor transporter transmembrane component T family protein, which translates to MDWLKKIPIGQYVSGKSSWLRVIDPRIKLSWILLFLLTPILANSVWRISTVFVLLLITFLSFLPQRIWWRSLVFLLVFSLIIGSLSMVLPTSEASFDLTIRAPDEIPGTIVLTRSWEVFRLGPFDLGGGALGPLIVDRRSAELGIKTSTLIFTVIHSVNLMLITTPPEDLVWAIRWFFSPLTLLGFPLEKLSFQLLLALRFLPLVQEELQNLFRSIGVRAIDFRKLGLKSSLGLFVSLAERLLSNILLRAEQGADSLMSREGLWLSSKQLRSCIVVNSKYLWINISSIFWLLIAISLRCMYGTS; encoded by the coding sequence ATGGATTGGCTAAAAAAGATTCCAATTGGTCAATATGTCTCAGGCAAATCTAGCTGGCTTCGTGTTATCGATCCTAGAATCAAGCTCTCATGGATCCTTTTGTTTTTGTTAACGCCAATTTTAGCTAATTCCGTTTGGAGGATTTCAACAGTCTTTGTTCTTTTATTAATTACATTTCTAAGTTTTCTCCCTCAACGTATCTGGTGGCGGTCTCTGGTGTTTTTATTGGTTTTCTCTTTGATTATTGGATCCTTATCGATGGTTTTACCTACTAGTGAAGCATCATTTGATTTGACAATAAGAGCTCCTGATGAAATACCAGGAACAATTGTTTTGACTCGATCATGGGAGGTTTTCAGATTGGGACCATTTGACTTAGGGGGGGGGGCATTAGGACCGTTGATTGTCGATCGTCGCTCTGCAGAATTAGGTATTAAAACTTCGACCTTGATTTTTACTGTTATTCATAGTGTTAATTTGATGTTAATTACAACACCACCTGAAGATCTTGTATGGGCAATTAGATGGTTTTTTTCGCCTTTAACTTTATTGGGATTTCCCTTAGAAAAATTATCATTTCAACTTCTTTTGGCTTTACGATTTTTACCTTTAGTTCAAGAGGAACTCCAAAACTTATTTCGTTCAATTGGTGTGAGGGCTATTGATTTTAGAAAATTGGGACTTAAAAGTTCATTGGGTTTGTTTGTATCTTTAGCTGAAAGACTATTGTCAAATATATTGCTTAGGGCTGAACAGGGGGCTGATTCTTTGATGTCCAGGGAGGGGCTTTGGCTATCGTCAAAACAACTACGATCTTGCATTGTTGTTAATTCTAAATATTTGTGGATTAATATAAGTTCGATTTTTTGGCTTTTGATAGCTATTAGCTTACGTTGTATGTATGGTACGTCTTAA
- a CDS encoding PipX family protein produces MNAERYLNHPTFGMLYLVSPASNGRDVYATLYAQKIFFLVTLQPRGATFEVIPYMDARHYSEMHLAKCKREKSSDLDVWQELFNQTFM; encoded by the coding sequence TTGAACGCTGAGCGCTATCTAAATCATCCAACTTTTGGAATGCTATATCTAGTGTCACCAGCAAGTAATGGTAGAGACGTATATGCAACTTTATATGCACAGAAAATATTTTTTTTAGTTACTTTGCAACCACGGGGCGCAACTTTTGAAGTTATTCCATATATGGATGCTAGACATTATTCAGAAATGCATTTAGCTAAATGTAAAAGAGAAAAATCCTCTGATTTGGACGTTTGGCAAGAATTATTTAATCAAACTTTTATGTAA